A single window of Nocardia sp. NBC_01327 DNA harbors:
- a CDS encoding non-ribosomal peptide synthetase, with protein MKSLEDLQAAMAARLAQAGLAAAPTVPVRRDPARAALSFGQRYVWAHQQIAPGSAAYNLCLALTFDGDVDGPALRRAFLALVAKHEVLRTTYHNDEQGEPYQRIHPELSPRLTDIDLTGLDPAAADARLAELTRAAAHETFDLSGESSLRITFARTRPDRLVAVVVIQHIAWDGMTLPALSRDVEDFYRQARTGEIRIEPLRLQVADFAEWEQDRYRADDHSADIGFWESQFDGEVPELQLPYDRRPVTVTERGDRFDRLLGERADANLRRLSTQLRSTPFSVFLAAYYLALRRTTGHRDIVVGTTVANREESGQELLIGNLSNMIPLHFTGTGADTFAQLVDQVRGTTTEAFRHKHFPQEGIVRAANSATGHVGSKLFDTMVLFLHQKIDGPQLPGAVTSWELIDNGGALLPLVVETFMHADRTDVQITYRTDLFDLGTIERLHEYIDQILAAATPGAALSALETLSASDRARLDSWSYGDSVDIASGTVDAMIRTSAREHPTRVAVVFEDIELTYAEFDSRVNGLTRLLLERGVRNGDRVGVYAERSEWLPVVFAAVLRAGAVYVPADPSYPLDRIEYMLGDSALTLMITTISAESPRHPGALLAGIHSNGSSTHGVDPGHRHAGMTGDAGMTGISLVDLADPAVQAELAAADGTPVRADELARPIHPLDACYLLYTSGTTGRPKGVVINHRAVANHVQWMRDYLGFGEERILQKAPIGFDVSVFELVNALCTGSATVLPHPEWWQADVEALAGIIDRHKVTQLSLVPSVTRAFLDAAPDPARLQSMRYVYLGGESVPPALVEEASRVFGGTVLGLYGPTEAAMDLTHEDFAGTQGSDEIRSALIGVPEANSSVFVLDEQLRQVPPGVTGELYLAGVQLAQGYHNRPGLSAATFVASPFSNESGARMYRTGDIVRWNSRGRLEYLGRVDDQVKIRGHRIELGEVGTTLRRMPGIGSAAAVTLTRGNDAVLVAYYVAEPDSVCATDSETATAGRIRSYLAERLPDYMIPSALVRLAALPLTANGKLDRRALPEPDLGGSTGRGRALSQGPEELVAEVVRQVLGLNEDLGLAADDDFLALGGDSITAIRMASALKKRGLAITTSALFDARTIAAIAAATEPLTDAAAPALIDAGAATGWIPLQPIAAMLVEKVGEYTGYSQATAVVTPPGATAAALTSVLRDLLDRHPLLRARLDTGPDGVPAYYVPEAGEPQPSLELTEVEIATEDWDLAVAELLQEQVHAVGAGLDPAAGRMIGAVWARTPEDRATGRLLLVVHHLVVDGVSWRILHDDLRQLWQDGVLAPETGTSVKTWNTNLVRYAQGETLAAELPRWREIAESADPLLGHRAFDPAVDTVATLHEVTAELDAEDTRFLTTTGAQTFGCDFLDIQVAALAVAVHRFRRSHDRDADTVSLTMERHGRAETLFAGADLANTVGWFTSAYPVALRVLHGGEAEVVAAVKAVKEQLLAVPESGIGWGLLRWLEPEARAQLEVPAAPQISFNYMGRFAVAGAPGTAEAWDAAPEFGYLGGHADPAMPVAAVLDVNTVTITDGDQATLRASFRFPAGVLADGEVHELADLWTGALHDLAKTVRDNPVRQFTPSDVLAREVSQLDLDRWQGLYGAFADVHPLAPMQAGLYFTALGSGGKDFYNVQTMIAVRGDLELPRLTTALDTVLNRYPNLRVAISVSHAGQPYAIVNERMTFQVREVDFAQLPDAQQRLRDFLLSDQGEQFDLSRGPLSRATVVHLPESVHMLVLTSHHLLTDGWSGQLLPQEIFAAYTTAGAAAPLGDPNTFATFLRLTQDREAATEAAWSGYLDGVQPCLVAPNRVPEGGGVPTGRSAAIDPAVVGRLTELAADLGTTFSVICQLAWANVLRYVTGADTAVFGEVVSGRPADLDEVDNAIGCFANTIPVAVGLRGEATWREHLAEIQHRRVELMEFHQYRLTSAIRATGMRKIFDSMFVFQSYPPGRDELESLLAQENLELVTFEGGGATDNALLVMIFPANSLLPADGVQAVVFYAEDSFDATEAEIIEAAFHDTLRAIADAPDDRVDAAAVLGDEDHGLLVMRRMWL; from the coding sequence ATGAAGTCGCTGGAAGACCTACAGGCAGCAATGGCGGCCCGGCTCGCACAGGCCGGCCTGGCGGCCGCCCCGACGGTTCCGGTGCGCCGCGATCCGGCGCGCGCCGCCCTGTCCTTCGGGCAGCGCTACGTCTGGGCGCATCAGCAGATCGCGCCCGGCAGCGCCGCCTACAACCTCTGCCTGGCACTGACTTTCGACGGTGACGTCGACGGCCCGGCGCTGCGCCGGGCGTTCCTGGCGCTGGTGGCCAAGCACGAGGTGCTGCGCACCACCTACCACAATGACGAGCAGGGCGAGCCCTACCAGCGCATTCACCCCGAGCTATCTCCCCGCCTGACCGATATCGACCTCACCGGGCTCGATCCGGCGGCCGCCGATGCCCGGCTCGCGGAACTCACCCGCGCCGCCGCGCACGAGACCTTCGATCTGTCCGGCGAGTCCTCCCTGCGCATCACCTTCGCCCGCACCCGCCCCGATCGGCTGGTGGCGGTCGTGGTCATCCAGCACATCGCGTGGGACGGCATGACACTGCCGGCGCTCTCCCGTGATGTGGAGGACTTCTACCGGCAGGCGCGCACCGGCGAGATCCGGATCGAACCGCTGCGCCTGCAGGTCGCCGACTTCGCCGAATGGGAACAGGACCGCTACCGCGCCGACGACCACAGCGCCGATATCGGCTTCTGGGAGAGCCAGTTCGACGGCGAGGTCCCCGAACTCCAGCTGCCCTACGACCGCCGGCCGGTCACGGTCACCGAACGCGGCGACCGCTTCGACCGCCTGCTCGGCGAGCGCGCGGATGCGAACCTGCGGCGGCTGAGCACACAATTGCGCAGCACCCCGTTCTCGGTGTTCCTGGCCGCCTACTATCTCGCGCTGCGCCGGACCACCGGCCACCGCGACATCGTGGTCGGCACCACGGTCGCCAATCGCGAGGAATCCGGTCAGGAACTGTTGATCGGCAACCTCAGCAATATGATCCCGCTGCACTTCACCGGCACGGGCGCTGACACCTTCGCACAGCTGGTGGATCAGGTGCGCGGCACCACCACGGAAGCGTTCCGGCACAAGCACTTTCCGCAGGAGGGCATCGTCCGCGCGGCCAACAGCGCCACCGGACATGTCGGCTCCAAACTCTTCGACACCATGGTGCTGTTCCTGCACCAGAAGATCGACGGCCCGCAGCTGCCCGGCGCGGTCACCAGCTGGGAACTGATCGACAATGGCGGCGCCCTGCTGCCGCTGGTGGTCGAGACCTTCATGCACGCCGACCGCACCGACGTCCAGATCACCTATCGCACCGACCTTTTCGATCTCGGCACCATCGAGCGCCTGCACGAGTACATCGATCAGATCCTGGCCGCCGCCACCCCCGGCGCCGCGCTGTCCGCACTGGAAACGCTGTCCGCCTCCGATCGCGCCCGCCTGGATTCCTGGTCGTACGGCGACAGCGTGGACATCGCCTCCGGCACCGTCGACGCCATGATCCGAACCTCGGCGCGGGAGCATCCGACCCGGGTAGCGGTGGTATTCGAGGACATCGAACTCACCTACGCCGAATTCGATTCCCGCGTCAACGGACTCACCCGCCTGCTGCTGGAACGCGGTGTCCGCAACGGTGATCGAGTCGGCGTCTACGCCGAGCGCAGCGAATGGCTCCCCGTCGTCTTCGCCGCCGTCCTGCGCGCCGGTGCGGTCTACGTACCGGCCGATCCCAGCTACCCCCTCGACCGCATCGAGTACATGCTCGGCGACTCCGCGCTCACACTGATGATCACCACGATCTCAGCAGAATCCCCCCGTCATCCCGGCGCGCTTCTGGCCGGGATCCACAGCAACGGGTCATCCACTCACGGTGTGGATCCCGGCCACAGGCATGCCGGGATGACGGGAGATGCCGGGATGACGGGGATCTCTCTCGTGGATCTCGCCGACCCCGCCGTCCAGGCCGAACTGGCTGCCGCCGACGGCACGCCGGTGCGCGCCGACGAGTTGGCGCGGCCCATCCACCCGCTCGATGCCTGCTACCTGCTCTACACCTCCGGCACCACCGGCCGCCCCAAGGGTGTGGTGATCAATCACCGCGCCGTCGCCAATCACGTGCAGTGGATGCGCGATTACCTGGGCTTCGGCGAGGAACGCATTCTCCAGAAGGCCCCCATCGGCTTCGACGTCTCGGTCTTCGAACTGGTGAACGCCCTGTGCACCGGTTCTGCGACGGTGCTCCCGCATCCGGAGTGGTGGCAGGCCGATGTCGAGGCGCTCGCCGGAATCATCGACCGGCACAAGGTGACTCAGCTGTCCCTGGTGCCGAGCGTCACCCGCGCCTTCCTGGACGCCGCTCCGGATCCGGCCCGGCTGCAGTCCATGCGCTATGTCTACCTGGGCGGCGAATCGGTGCCGCCCGCCCTCGTCGAGGAGGCGAGCCGGGTCTTCGGCGGCACCGTGCTCGGCCTGTACGGTCCGACCGAGGCCGCCATGGACCTGACCCACGAGGACTTCGCGGGCACCCAGGGCAGTGATGAGATCCGGTCCGCGCTCATCGGTGTCCCCGAGGCGAATTCGTCGGTCTTCGTGCTCGACGAACAGCTGCGGCAGGTCCCGCCCGGCGTCACCGGTGAGCTGTACCTGGCCGGCGTCCAGCTGGCGCAGGGCTATCACAATCGGCCCGGCCTCAGCGCCGCGACCTTTGTGGCCAGCCCCTTCAGCAACGAATCCGGCGCACGCATGTACCGCACCGGCGATATCGTGCGCTGGAATTCGCGCGGACGGCTGGAATACCTGGGCCGCGTGGACGATCAGGTGAAGATCCGCGGCCACCGCATCGAACTCGGCGAGGTCGGCACCACCCTGCGCCGCATGCCCGGCATCGGCTCGGCCGCGGCCGTCACCCTGACCCGCGGCAATGACGCGGTACTGGTGGCCTACTACGTGGCCGAGCCGGATTCGGTGTGCGCCACCGATTCCGAGACCGCCACGGCCGGGCGTATTCGCTCCTACCTGGCCGAACGCCTGCCGGACTACATGATCCCGTCCGCGCTGGTGCGCCTGGCCGCCCTGCCGCTCACCGCCAACGGCAAGCTGGACCGCCGCGCCCTGCCGGAGCCGGATCTCGGCGGCAGCACCGGTCGTGGCCGCGCCCTGAGTCAGGGCCCGGAGGAACTGGTTGCCGAGGTGGTCCGCCAGGTGCTCGGCCTGAACGAGGATCTCGGTCTCGCGGCCGATGACGACTTCCTCGCTCTCGGAGGCGATTCCATCACCGCCATCCGCATGGCCTCCGCCCTCAAGAAGCGCGGCCTCGCCATCACCACCAGCGCCCTGTTCGACGCCCGCACCATTGCCGCCATCGCCGCCGCCACCGAGCCCCTCACCGATGCCGCCGCCCCCGCCCTGATCGACGCGGGCGCGGCCACGGGCTGGATACCGCTGCAGCCGATCGCCGCCATGCTGGTCGAAAAGGTCGGCGAATACACCGGATACAGCCAGGCCACCGCCGTGGTGACCCCGCCGGGCGCCACCGCGGCCGCACTCACCTCCGTCCTGCGCGATCTGCTCGATCGGCATCCGCTGCTGCGCGCCCGCCTCGATACGGGACCGGACGGCGTACCCGCGTACTACGTTCCGGAGGCCGGAGAACCGCAGCCGTCGCTCGAGCTCACCGAGGTCGAAATCGCCACGGAGGACTGGGATCTCGCCGTCGCCGAGCTGCTGCAGGAGCAGGTGCACGCCGTCGGCGCCGGGCTGGATCCCGCCGCCGGCCGCATGATCGGCGCGGTCTGGGCCCGCACCCCCGAGGACCGTGCCACCGGCCGCCTGCTGCTGGTCGTGCACCACCTGGTGGTGGACGGCGTCTCCTGGCGCATCCTGCACGACGATCTGCGCCAGCTCTGGCAGGACGGCGTGCTCGCCCCGGAGACCGGCACCTCGGTGAAGACCTGGAATACCAACCTGGTTCGCTACGCACAGGGCGAAACCCTGGCCGCCGAGCTACCCCGCTGGCGGGAGATCGCCGAGAGCGCGGACCCGCTGCTGGGCCATCGCGCCTTCGATCCGGCGGTGGACACCGTCGCGACCCTGCACGAGGTCACCGCCGAACTCGATGCCGAGGACACCCGCTTCCTCACCACCACCGGCGCGCAGACCTTCGGCTGCGATTTCCTCGACATCCAGGTGGCCGCGCTCGCCGTCGCCGTGCACCGCTTCCGGCGCTCGCACGACCGGGACGCCGACACCGTCTCGCTCACCATGGAGCGCCACGGCCGCGCCGAAACCCTGTTCGCCGGAGCCGATCTCGCCAATACCGTGGGGTGGTTCACCAGCGCCTACCCGGTGGCGCTGCGGGTGCTGCACGGCGGCGAGGCCGAGGTGGTGGCCGCGGTGAAGGCGGTCAAGGAGCAGCTGCTCGCGGTGCCGGAGTCCGGTATCGGCTGGGGACTGCTGCGCTGGCTCGAGCCCGAGGCGCGTGCGCAGCTGGAAGTGCCTGCCGCACCGCAGATCAGCTTCAACTACATGGGTCGCTTCGCCGTCGCCGGAGCTCCCGGCACCGCCGAAGCCTGGGATGCGGCGCCGGAATTCGGCTATCTCGGCGGTCATGCCGATCCGGCCATGCCGGTCGCCGCGGTGCTCGATGTGAACACCGTGACCATCACCGACGGCGATCAGGCGACGCTGCGCGCCTCCTTCCGATTCCCGGCGGGAGTGCTCGCCGACGGCGAGGTGCACGAACTGGCAGACCTGTGGACCGGTGCACTGCACGATCTGGCGAAGACGGTGCGCGACAACCCCGTTCGCCAGTTCACCCCCAGCGATGTGCTGGCCCGCGAGGTCAGCCAGCTCGACCTGGACCGCTGGCAGGGCCTCTACGGCGCCTTCGCCGATGTGCACCCGCTCGCGCCCATGCAGGCCGGGTTGTACTTCACCGCGCTGGGCTCGGGCGGTAAGGATTTCTACAATGTGCAGACAATGATCGCCGTGCGCGGCGATCTGGAGTTACCGCGCTTGACGACCGCGCTGGACACCGTGCTCAATCGCTATCCCAATCTGCGCGTGGCGATTTCGGTCTCGCACGCCGGACAGCCGTACGCGATTGTGAACGAGCGCATGACCTTCCAGGTCCGCGAGGTCGACTTCGCGCAGCTGCCGGATGCGCAGCAGCGGCTGCGGGATTTCCTGCTCTCGGATCAGGGCGAGCAGTTCGATCTCTCGCGCGGACCGCTCAGCCGGGCCACGGTCGTGCATCTGCCCGAATCGGTGCACATGCTGGTGCTCACCTCGCACCATCTGCTCACCGACGGCTGGTCCGGACAGCTGCTGCCGCAGGAGATCTTCGCCGCGTACACCACCGCCGGGGCCGCCGCACCGCTCGGCGATCCGAATACCTTCGCCACCTTCCTGCGCCTGACCCAGGACCGCGAGGCCGCCACCGAGGCCGCCTGGTCGGGCTATCTGGACGGCGTCCAGCCCTGCCTGGTCGCACCCAACCGGGTGCCCGAGGGCGGTGGCGTCCCCACCGGCCGCTCGGCCGCCATCGACCCCGCGGTGGTCGGACGCCTCACCGAACTCGCCGCCGACCTGGGCACCACCTTCAGCGTCATCTGCCAGCTGGCCTGGGCCAATGTGCTGCGCTACGTCACCGGCGCGGACACCGCGGTATTCGGTGAGGTGGTCTCGGGCCGTCCTGCCGACCTCGACGAGGTCGACAATGCCATCGGCTGCTTCGCCAATACCATTCCGGTCGCGGTCGGCCTGCGCGGCGAAGCGACCTGGCGCGAGCACCTGGCCGAGATCCAGCACCGCCGGGTGGAACTCATGGAGTTCCACCAGTACCGCCTCACCTCGGCCATTCGCGCGACGGGCATGCGCAAGATCTTCGACAGCATGTTCGTCTTCCAGTCCTACCCGCCCGGCCGGGACGAGCTGGAAAGCCTGCTGGCACAGGAGAATCTGGAGCTGGTGACCTTCGAGGGCGGCGGCGCGACCGATAACGCCCTGCTGGTCATGATCTTCCCCGCCAATTCGCTGCTGCCCGCCGACGGTGTGCAGGCGGTGGTCTTCTACGCCGAGGACTCCTTCGACGCGACCGAGGCCGAAATCATCGAAGCCGCCTTCCACGACACCCTTCGCGCCATTGCCGACGCCCCGGACGATCGGGTCGACGCCGCCGCGGTCCTCGGCGATGAGGACCACGGCCTGCTGGTCATGCGCCGGATGTGGTTATGA